From Carya illinoinensis cultivar Pawnee chromosome 5, C.illinoinensisPawnee_v1, whole genome shotgun sequence, one genomic window encodes:
- the LOC122311651 gene encoding protein MAIN-LIKE 2-like isoform X1, which yields MCNHSLGIVLKKIVQMEPPGDPGPIDNSVLYDQENHVSSAVWDGQERGVLRCHEHTSLLDQWKLTPKQIELVVKAGFQYLRMIPAINFDSALIAALVERWRRETNTFHLPGGEMTITLGDVALLLGLAIDGEPVIGATSSTPSSLCAKLLGRVPEDLSGGMVKLTWLKEFFSQCPKDAPIEEIERRTRAYLLYLVGSTIFSTTTGNKVPVMYLSLFEDFDKAGRFAWGAAALAFLYRALGNASLKTQSTISGSLTLLQCWSYYHLNVGRPRFNQEPNQGCFPLVLWWKGKQSGSRMRCNIVSYRKALDSLNPTDIEWLPYKDIDHTEIPEDIKNTLTLRASKTMLICFEKAERHLPDRCLRQFGMLQGIPKDVQRWERKSRAYDHGVDILGKMQSELDEWSMRRLHIVEGDDDVDEREYMQWYQRITRKFVGRLTSVESEFKGKVEALNEIASMLDRFSEDGMDSQDRKLLDEVKDIVHNYLIDEVGESQKKIGTKSTKKRKRKDDLNCEDGQC from the exons ATGTGCAATCATAGCCTGggcattgttttaaaaaaaatcg TTCAAATGGAGCCTCCTGGAGATCCTGGGCCAATTGATAATTCGGTACTTTATGATCAAGAAAACCATGTCTCTTCAGCTGTTTGGGATGGGCAG GAGCGAGGAGTTCTTAGATGTCACGAACACACGTCACTACTTGATCAATGGAAGCTCACGCCTAAACAAATTGAGTTGGTTGTGAAGGCAGGATTTCAGTACTTACGAATGATTCCTGCAATTAATTTTGACAGTGCCCTCATAGCAGCACTAGTTGAGAGGTGGAGGAGAGAGACAAATACCTTTCACTTGCCTGGTGGAGAAATGACAATTACCCTCGGAGATGTAGCACTCTTGCTTGGGCTAGCTATTGATGGAGAGCCTGTTATAGGTGCAACAAGCAGCACTCCGAGCTCGTTGTGTGCAAAATTACTAGGAAGAGTACCAGAAGACCTAAGTGGTGGAATGGTGAAGCTTACCTGGTTGAAAGAGTTCTTTTCTCAGTGTCCCAAAGATGCACCGATTGAAGAGATTGAACGCCGAACACGTGCTTACCTCCTATACCTGGTAGGCAGTACAATATTTTCCACAACAACTGGAAACAAAGTCCCTGTCATGTACCTTTCATTGTTTGAGGATTTTGACAAAGCAGGAAGGTTTGCCTGGGGTGCAGCAGCACTGGCATTCCTTTATAGAGCACTCGGCAATGCTTCACTTAAGACTCAAAGCACCATTAGCGGCTCTTTAACTCTACTGCAG TGTTGGAGTTATTATCACCTGAATGTTGGTCGACCAAGATTCAATCAGGAGCCAAACCAAGGTTGCTTTCCATTGGTGCTTTGGTGGAAAGGAAAACAAAGCGGTTCAAGAATGAGATGTAATATAGTTTCCTACCGCAAGGCCTTGGATTCTCTCAACCCTACTGAT ATAGAGTGGCTTCCTTATAAAGATATCGACCATACAGAAATACcagaagatattaaaaatactttgaCCTTACGAGCATCAAAGACCATGCTCATATGCTTTGAGAAGGCAGAAAGACATCTCCCAGACCGTTGCCTTAGGCAATTTGGCATGCTTCAAGGAATCCCAAAGGATGTACAGCGATGGGAGAGAAAGAGCCGTGCATATGATCATGGGGTTGACATCTTGGGAAAAATGCAATCTGAGCTTGACGAGTGGTCAATGCGTCGACTTCATATCGTGGAAGGTGATGATGACGTGGATGAGAGGGAGTATATGCAGTGGTACCAGAGAATTACTCGTAAATTTGTTGGGAGGCTTACATCTGTTGAGTCTGAGTTTAAGGGAAAA GTTGAAGCTTTGAATGAAATTGCAAGCATGCTAGATAGATTTTCAGAAGATGGGATGGATTCCCAGGATAGGAAGTTACTCGATGAGGTAAAGGATATTGTGCACAACTATTTGATAGATGAAGTTGGAGAGTCACAGAAGAAAATTGGAACAAAGAGTACAAAGAAACGTAAGCGAAAGGATGATTTGAATTGCGAGGATGGTCAATGCTAG
- the LOC122311651 gene encoding protein MAIN-LIKE 2-like isoform X2, producing the protein MEPPGDPGPIDNSVLYDQENHVSSAVWDGQERGVLRCHEHTSLLDQWKLTPKQIELVVKAGFQYLRMIPAINFDSALIAALVERWRRETNTFHLPGGEMTITLGDVALLLGLAIDGEPVIGATSSTPSSLCAKLLGRVPEDLSGGMVKLTWLKEFFSQCPKDAPIEEIERRTRAYLLYLVGSTIFSTTTGNKVPVMYLSLFEDFDKAGRFAWGAAALAFLYRALGNASLKTQSTISGSLTLLQCWSYYHLNVGRPRFNQEPNQGCFPLVLWWKGKQSGSRMRCNIVSYRKALDSLNPTDIEWLPYKDIDHTEIPEDIKNTLTLRASKTMLICFEKAERHLPDRCLRQFGMLQGIPKDVQRWERKSRAYDHGVDILGKMQSELDEWSMRRLHIVEGDDDVDEREYMQWYQRITRKFVGRLTSVESEFKGKVEALNEIASMLDRFSEDGMDSQDRKLLDEVKDIVHNYLIDEVGESQKKIGTKSTKKRKRKDDLNCEDGQC; encoded by the exons ATGGAGCCTCCTGGAGATCCTGGGCCAATTGATAATTCGGTACTTTATGATCAAGAAAACCATGTCTCTTCAGCTGTTTGGGATGGGCAG GAGCGAGGAGTTCTTAGATGTCACGAACACACGTCACTACTTGATCAATGGAAGCTCACGCCTAAACAAATTGAGTTGGTTGTGAAGGCAGGATTTCAGTACTTACGAATGATTCCTGCAATTAATTTTGACAGTGCCCTCATAGCAGCACTAGTTGAGAGGTGGAGGAGAGAGACAAATACCTTTCACTTGCCTGGTGGAGAAATGACAATTACCCTCGGAGATGTAGCACTCTTGCTTGGGCTAGCTATTGATGGAGAGCCTGTTATAGGTGCAACAAGCAGCACTCCGAGCTCGTTGTGTGCAAAATTACTAGGAAGAGTACCAGAAGACCTAAGTGGTGGAATGGTGAAGCTTACCTGGTTGAAAGAGTTCTTTTCTCAGTGTCCCAAAGATGCACCGATTGAAGAGATTGAACGCCGAACACGTGCTTACCTCCTATACCTGGTAGGCAGTACAATATTTTCCACAACAACTGGAAACAAAGTCCCTGTCATGTACCTTTCATTGTTTGAGGATTTTGACAAAGCAGGAAGGTTTGCCTGGGGTGCAGCAGCACTGGCATTCCTTTATAGAGCACTCGGCAATGCTTCACTTAAGACTCAAAGCACCATTAGCGGCTCTTTAACTCTACTGCAG TGTTGGAGTTATTATCACCTGAATGTTGGTCGACCAAGATTCAATCAGGAGCCAAACCAAGGTTGCTTTCCATTGGTGCTTTGGTGGAAAGGAAAACAAAGCGGTTCAAGAATGAGATGTAATATAGTTTCCTACCGCAAGGCCTTGGATTCTCTCAACCCTACTGAT ATAGAGTGGCTTCCTTATAAAGATATCGACCATACAGAAATACcagaagatattaaaaatactttgaCCTTACGAGCATCAAAGACCATGCTCATATGCTTTGAGAAGGCAGAAAGACATCTCCCAGACCGTTGCCTTAGGCAATTTGGCATGCTTCAAGGAATCCCAAAGGATGTACAGCGATGGGAGAGAAAGAGCCGTGCATATGATCATGGGGTTGACATCTTGGGAAAAATGCAATCTGAGCTTGACGAGTGGTCAATGCGTCGACTTCATATCGTGGAAGGTGATGATGACGTGGATGAGAGGGAGTATATGCAGTGGTACCAGAGAATTACTCGTAAATTTGTTGGGAGGCTTACATCTGTTGAGTCTGAGTTTAAGGGAAAA GTTGAAGCTTTGAATGAAATTGCAAGCATGCTAGATAGATTTTCAGAAGATGGGATGGATTCCCAGGATAGGAAGTTACTCGATGAGGTAAAGGATATTGTGCACAACTATTTGATAGATGAAGTTGGAGAGTCACAGAAGAAAATTGGAACAAAGAGTACAAAGAAACGTAAGCGAAAGGATGATTTGAATTGCGAGGATGGTCAATGCTAG
- the LOC122308911 gene encoding protein yippee-like At4g27740 isoform X2, which yields MAEFRDHPLYICKNCRNPLALQRDLLSKDFWGKSGPAYLFSHAMNIIVGRKEDRKLITGAYSVADIYCCNCGEILGWKYLRVYEVKQKFKEGKFIIETAKIAREY from the exons ATGGCAGAATTCAGGGATCATCCTTTATACATCTGTAAAAATTGCCGCAATCCTCTTGCCCTGCAGAGGGACCTgctatcaaaagatttttgg GGAAAATCTGGGCCAGCATATTTGTTTAGTCATGCAATGAACATCATTGTTGGGCGAAAAGAGGACAGGAAGCTCATAACTGGTGCATACAGTGTTGCTGACATCTATTGTTGCAACTGTGGGGAGATCCTAGGCTGGAAATACTTACGTGTTTATGAGGTGAAACAAAAGTTCAAGGAAGGGAAGTTCATAATTGAGACAGCAAAAATCGCCAGGGAATATTAA
- the LOC122308911 gene encoding protein yippee-like At4g27740 isoform X1: MAKVAGDLPLYSCRNCQNPIALRSDLLSKAYIGKSGPAYLFSHAMNIIVGRKEDRKLITGAYSVADIYCCNCGEILGWKYLRVYEVKQKFKEGKFIIETAKIAREY; this comes from the exons ATGGCGAAGGTTGCTGGTGATCTTCCTTTGTACAGCTGCAGGAATTGCCAAAATCCTATTGCGCTTCGCAGTGACCTTCTTTCTAAGGCTTATATT GGAAAATCTGGGCCAGCATATTTGTTTAGTCATGCAATGAACATCATTGTTGGGCGAAAAGAGGACAGGAAGCTCATAACTGGTGCATACAGTGTTGCTGACATCTATTGTTGCAACTGTGGGGAGATCCTAGGCTGGAAATACTTACGTGTTTATGAGGTGAAACAAAAGTTCAAGGAAGGGAAGTTCATAATTGAGACAGCAAAAATCGCCAGGGAATATTAA
- the LOC122309524 gene encoding putative disease resistance RPP13-like protein 1 → MGVGELFLAVFLQVLFDRLASPELLAFARREGLEKKLDKWSKTLSTIQKVLDDAEERELHSENTAVKEWLEDLKDLAYDVEDILDEFATQALRRKLKGKNQATTSKVRNLIPAFFSGLRSRLESNIKEITTRFEDLAAQKEKLNLRQNVDRRPNGIRGPLVPTSIVNEVVYGREGDKKALLDSLLSQGSNDQVSVIPIVGMGGIGKTTLAQFVYNDEEVKSLFKLRAWTCVSEDFDAIRVTKAILKSLSRESNDDNDLNLLQIKLSEALKGKKFLVILDDLWNENYNDWTILLAPFKAGAPGSVVIITTPIEKFRGGQVPLKLTSWICCQMTLLCPYLPNMHALGTKDFSSHAHLKDIGEEIVRKCKGLPLAAKILGSLLRSKQDRDAWEEILNS, encoded by the coding sequence ATGGGGGTGGGAGAGCTCTTTCTTGCTGTGTTCCTTCAAGTGTTATTTGACCGATTGGCTTCACCCGAGTTGCTGGCCTTTGCACGCCGAGAGGGACTTGAAAAAAAGCTGGACAAGTGGAGCAAGACGTTGTCAACGATTCAAAAGGTGCTTGATGATGCAGAGGAGAGGGAATTACATTCTGAGAATACGGCAGTAAAAGAGTGGCTGGAGGATCTCAAAGACTTGGCCTACGATGTGGAGGACATACTCGATGAGTTTGCCACACAAGCTTTGCGACGCAAATTAAAGGGTAAAAATCAGGCAACGACTAGTAAGGTACGGAATCTCATCCCTGCTTTTTTTAGTGGTTTAAGAAGTAGGCTGGAGTCAAATATCAAGGAAATCACTACTCGATTTGAAGATCTAGCGGCACAAAAAGAGAAACTCAATTTGAGACAAAATGTTGACAGGAGGCCAAATGGAATAAGAGGGCCACTAGTCCCAACTTCTATAGTGAATGAAGTCGTTTACGGCAGGGAAGGAGATAAAAAGGCTTTACTTGATTCATTGCTGAGTCAAGGATCAAACGATCAAGTCTCTGTGATTCCTATAGTTGGTATGGGGGGTATTGGAAAGACAACCCTTGCCCAGTTTGTATACAATGATGAAGAAGTCAAAAGTTTGTTTAAGCTTAGAGCTTGGACTTGCGTTTCTGAAGATTTCGATGCTATTAGGGTCACGAAAGCAATTTTAAAATCTCTTAGCCGCGAAAGCAATGATGATAATGATTTGAATTTGTTGCAAATCAAATTAAGTGAGGCCCTAAAAGGGAAGAAATTTCTAGTCATTCTGGATGATCTTTGGAATGAGAATTATAATGATTGGACAATCTTACTTGCTCCTTTCAAAGCAGGCGCTCCAGGAAGTGTAGTTATTATCACAACTCCCATCGAGAAGTTTCGAGGAGGACAAGTACCACTGAAGCTTACCAGCTGGATTTGTTGTCAAATGACGCTTCTGTGTCCATATTTACCCAACATGCATGCCTTGGGGACAAAAGACTTTTCTTCACATGCACACCTCAAAGATATTGGTGAGGAAATCGTTCGAAAATGTAAAGGCTTGCCTTTGGCGGCAAAAATACTTGGAAGCCTCTTACGTTCAAAACAGGACCGTGATGCCTGGGAGGAAATATTGAATAGCTAG
- the LOC122310315 gene encoding uncharacterized protein LOC122310315, with product MGGKIWVFWIDELTFEVHGMSDQMISGCLSKGADSINVVFVYAKCNPVERRLLWQDMEAMRDDRTPLVVVGDFNIIREDRERIGGNPRSLSAMSECNSCMHNCGLVEMTGYGGRMSWCNGYRGPSRSCARLDRAFLNLALSQRFPNGCMEYLKRKTSDHCPMLIKLAVESQRYGPAPFWFQSMWCTHENFLQCVEGVWREPVAGTGLVCLAAKLKKLKPVLRKWNQEIFGRVDQSIKELEAKVELLEMRLQEGHIAKLEHEYMQTKAELERWENREEIRLSQQAKKRWITDGDRNSKFYHVVVNQRRKASAVSRMTLRSPGPDGFGSEFYMHCWPIVKWDVLEAARDFFQGTPLPRFYSASYIVLIPKMQDPHNFDKLGRLACEVLTRMLKQNFNHGRISPYYIPRGAPLVSHLLYADDLLIFANGGKKSVRGIIRTLEQYAQWSSQAINKEKSALFMSKRIPYDRRCGLLNKTGFTEGSFPTIYLGVPLVTGRLTARHLEPLVNKVRNKVASWKVKTLSQAGRLTLIKHMLSCMATHLLAVLNVPQILLSKLNSILSTFF from the exons ATGGGAGGGAAGATTTGGGTATTCTGGATTGATGAATTGACGTTTGAAGTGCACGGTATGTCAGATCAGATGATCTCCGGCTGCCTTAGCAAGGGAGCGGATAGCATCAATGTGGTTTTCGTATATGCAAAATGTAATCCAGTGGAAAGAAGGTTGCTTTGGCAAGATATGGAGGCTATGCGTGATGATCGTACTCCGTTGGTGGTGGTAGGCGATTTTAACATAATCCGAGAAGACCGAGAGCGTATTGGAGGTAATCCGAGATCTCTATCGGCTATGTCGGAATGTAATTCTTGTATGCACAACTGTGGTCTTGTGGAGATGACAGGTTATGGAGGTAGAATGTCGTGGTGCAACGGGTATCGGGGTCCATCGAGGAGTTGTGCACGTCTGGATAGAGCGTTTCTGAATTTGGCTCTCTCTCAGAGGTTTCCGAATGGGTGCATGGAGTACTTAAAGCGAAAGACATCGGATCATTGTCCAATGTTAATAAAGCTTGCGGTGGAGTCCCAGAGATATGGCCCGGCTCCATTTTGGTTCCAAAGTATGTGGTGCACTCATGAGAATTTTCTTCAGTGTGTGGAGGGGGTATGGAGAGAACCGGTAGCTGGGACTGGTTTAGTATGCTTGGCGGCAAAATTGAAGAAGCTGAAGCCAGTGCTTAGGAAGTGGAATCAGGAGATTTTTGGCCGAGTAGATCAGTCAATAAAGGAGTTAGAGGCAAAAGTGGAACTTCTGGAGATGCGGTTGCAAGAGGGGCACATAGCAAAATTAGAGCATGAGTATATGCAGACAAAAGCAGAATTAGAGAGGTGGGAAAACAGGGAAGAGATCCGGCTGTCTCAACAGGCTAAAAAGAGATGGATCACGGATGGAGACCGTAACTCCAAATTTTATCATGTCGTGGTCAATCAACGTAGGAAGGCTTCTGCAGTTTCAAGAATGACTCTACGCAGCCCCGGGCCAGATGGTTTTGGTTCTGAATTTTATATGCATTGCTGGCCTATTGTTAAATGGGATGTGTTAGAAGCTGCACGTGATTTTTTTCAAGGTACGCCGTTGCCTAGATTTTATTCAGCTTCTTACATAGTTCTTATTCCCAAAATGCAGGACCCTCATAATTTTGATAAGTTAGGCCGATTAGCTTGT GAAGTTCTTACTAGAATGCTGAAGCAAAATTTTAATCATGGAAGAATATCGCCATATTATATCCCGAGAGGTGCACCTTTGGTCTCGCATCTTCTTTATGCGGATGACCTTCTTATTTTTGCAAATGGTGGGAAGAAGTCAGTTAGAGGGATCATCCGAACTCTGGAACAATATGCTCAATGGTCTAGTCAAGCCATTAATAAAGAGAAATCAGCTCTCTTTATGTCAAAAAGAATTCCTTACGATCGAAGGTGTGGCCTACTGAATAAGACAGGTTTCACGGAGGGGTCTTTTCCAACAATCTATTTGGGAGTTCCTCTGGTAACAGGACGTCTTACTGCTAGACATTTGGAGCCATTGGTGAATAAAGTACGAAATAAGGTGGCGAGTTGGAAAGTAAAAACATTATCCCAAGCTGGTCGGCTAACGTTGATCAAGCATATGTTGTCATGCATGGCAACTCACTTGTTGGCAGTTCTTAATGTTCCTCAAATTCTTTTATCCAAGCTTAACTCGATTTTGTCAACCTTCTTCTAG